In a single window of the Lebetimonas sp. JH292 genome:
- a CDS encoding formate hydrogenlyase complex iron-sulfur subunit, translating to MKLLDISKEIGIITYDYPFKPYEVPEGFRGKPEYDYEKCIGCGACAIACPPNALNVKYDKENNKVIWSFDCGRCIFCGRCEEVCPTGAIALSPLYEMAVRFDYKNLKEESELEVVKCKICGKAFTTKRLINYAIERMEVAGAVINEEKIDYLHTCPECKKSGAVEKFISEEHFGGKK from the coding sequence ATGAAACTTTTAGATATATCAAAAGAAATCGGGATAATAACATATGATTATCCGTTTAAACCATATGAAGTTCCCGAAGGTTTTCGTGGAAAACCTGAATATGATTATGAAAAATGTATAGGATGCGGTGCATGTGCAATAGCGTGCCCTCCTAATGCTTTAAATGTAAAATATGACAAAGAAAATAATAAAGTAATCTGGTCTTTTGACTGCGGAAGATGTATTTTTTGTGGAAGATGTGAAGAAGTTTGTCCTACCGGAGCAATAGCTCTTTCACCTTTATATGAAATGGCAGTAAGATTTGATTATAAAAATCTAAAAGAAGAGAGTGAACTTGAAGTTGTAAAATGCAAAATATGCGGTAAAGCTTTTACAACAAAAAGACTTATCAATTATGCCATAGAAAGAATGGAGGTTGCGGGTGCGGTAATTAATGAAGAAAAAATCGATTATTTGCATACATGTCCCGAATGTAAAAAATCTGGTGCCGTTGAAAAATTTATATCAGAAGAGCACTTTGGAGGTAAAAAATGA
- a CDS encoding winged helix-turn-helix domain-containing protein — MIKELIEKYKNDENKLTCAKAYVVAKKAGVEPIVVGKMADEMGVRITDCGLGQFGGLDFTDNYEKEIVDELEKLADDKKRVFCKDARKLAEKYNLKKVRSAIKDNGFEVIYCELGVFKEKKRPRAFIKTKVWIENQKGELLFGKGKTEILELIEKEGSIAKAAEKMGLNYKKAWSHIKTLQKNLDDELVTVEKGVKGGTYLTPKAKEYIEIFKELESEIQEFANKRFKELFLKKLKGPKKKN; from the coding sequence ATGATAAAAGAATTAATAGAAAAATATAAAAACGATGAAAATAAATTAACTTGTGCAAAAGCTTATGTAGTTGCTAAAAAAGCTGGGGTTGAACCTATCGTTGTAGGAAAGATGGCTGATGAAATGGGTGTTAGGATTACTGACTGCGGTCTGGGACAGTTTGGAGGGCTTGATTTTACGGACAATTATGAAAAAGAAATTGTTGATGAGCTTGAAAAATTAGCTGATGATAAAAAAAGGGTTTTTTGCAAAGATGCAAGAAAACTTGCCGAAAAATATAATCTAAAAAAAGTAAGAAGTGCAATAAAAGATAACGGATTTGAGGTAATATACTGCGAACTTGGTGTTTTTAAAGAAAAAAAACGTCCACGTGCTTTTATTAAAACAAAAGTCTGGATAGAAAATCAAAAAGGTGAATTACTGTTTGGAAAAGGAAAAACAGAAATTTTGGAGTTGATAGAAAAAGAAGGTTCGATTGCAAAAGCGGCTGAGAAAATGGGACTTAATTATAAAAAAGCCTGGTCGCATATCAAAACACTTCAGAAAAACCTTGATGATGAACTGGTAACCGTAGAAAAAGGTGTAAAAGGCGGCACATATTTAACTCCCAAGGCAAAGGAGTATATTGAAATTTTTAAAGAATTGGAAAGTGAAATTCAGGAATTTGCCAATAAAAGGTTTAAAGAGCTGTTTTTAAAAAAATTAAAAGGCCCTAAGAAGAAGAATTAA
- the fdhD gene encoding formate dehydrogenase accessory sulfurtransferase FdhD: MDATYNFEITKIKGDKKFKFNDTLIREIRLDIYVNNEKIVSMMATPVDQEALAIGYLISEGIIKDIKDIENLKLKKDGLIVDIKAKINKEKAKKLSEEGIIVSGCGKSISANLDIDPEKIDAAKIESDFKIRAAEISKQMDEFYKSCPLYEQTGCVHTARIYFDENNYFDAEDIAQHSTIDKAVGKAILNEFNPQNGIMMVSGRLSSEMVVKAVMHKIPILISRTATTCLGFKIAEKFNLTLVGFARGDKMNVYTHDYRIVV, encoded by the coding sequence ATGGATGCTACATATAATTTTGAAATTACAAAAATTAAAGGTGATAAAAAATTTAAATTCAATGATACCCTAATCAGGGAAATCAGATTGGATATTTATGTAAACAATGAAAAAATTGTTTCAATGATGGCTACCCCTGTTGACCAGGAAGCGCTGGCGATAGGATATTTGATAAGTGAGGGGATTATAAAAGATATTAAAGATATAGAAAATTTAAAATTAAAAAAAGACGGATTGATTGTTGATATAAAGGCGAAAATAAATAAAGAGAAAGCTAAAAAGTTAAGTGAAGAGGGTATAATTGTAAGCGGATGCGGAAAAAGTATCAGCGCAAATTTAGATATTGACCCTGAAAAAATTGATGCGGCTAAAATAGAGAGTGATTTTAAGATTAGAGCCGCTGAAATTTCAAAGCAGATGGATGAATTTTATAAATCATGTCCTCTGTATGAACAAACCGGATGTGTGCATACGGCAAGAATTTATTTTGATGAAAATAACTATTTTGATGCAGAAGATATTGCCCAGCATTCTACTATTGATAAAGCGGTGGGAAAGGCTATTTTAAATGAATTTAATCCGCAAAACGGAATTATGATGGTAAGCGGAAGGCTCAGCAGTGAAATGGTTGTAAAAGCGGTTATGCATAAAATCCCAATTTTGATTTCAAGAACGGCTACCACCTGTCTCGGATTTAAAATAGCTGAAAAATTTAATTTAACTCTTGTGGGTTTTGCAAGGGGAGATAAAATGAATGTATATACCCATGATTACAGAATTGTTGTTTAA
- a CDS encoding twin-arginine translocation signal domain-containing protein, whose translation MKMKRRSFLKGALGVGALSVASSTLVFAKADDEDVGNGVVKGHSPKKEILYRKTKNWEIYYKNAI comes from the coding sequence GTGAAAATGAAAAGAAGAAGCTTTTTAAAAGGTGCACTTGGTGTCGGTGCATTGAGCGTGGCTTCTTCAACGTTGGTTTTTGCCAAAGCCGACGATGAAGATGTTGGAAATGGGGTTGTAAAAGGACATTCCCCTAAAAAAGAGATTCTCTACAGAAAAACCAAAAATTGGGAAATTTATTACAAAAATGCAATATAA
- a CDS encoding HAMP domain-containing sensor histidine kinase, which produces MDLKINIKNDIQILGYPNELSHVCINFITNAIEALINSDIKEKKILITVKETKKDIIISIIDNAGGIDESIMDKIFEPYFTTKTKQQGTGIGLYMAEQIISFMGGKIKAKNIIHRMGTKRILKMCNV; this is translated from the coding sequence ATTGACCTAAAAATAAATATAAAAAATGATATCCAAATTTTAGGTTATCCGAATGAGCTTTCGCATGTATGTATCAATTTTATAACAAACGCCATTGAAGCTTTGATAAATTCAGATATAAAAGAAAAAAAGATATTAATAACGGTAAAAGAAACAAAAAAAGATATAATTATAAGTATAATAGATAATGCGGGCGGAATAGATGAATCAATAATGGATAAAATTTTTGAGCCCTATTTTACCACTAAAACAAAACAGCAAGGAACGGGCATAGGGCTTTATATGGCAGAACAGATTATATCCTTTATGGGAGGAAAAATAAAGGCAAAAAATATAATTCATAGAATGGGTACAAAAAGAATATTAAAAATGTGCAATGTTTGA
- a CDS encoding formate/nitrite transporter family protein, which yields MVKAPHETIVALSDMSKHKAELPILSVILLAIMAGSAIAIGDIFWAHATVGVGAKLAPGIANFIGGFAFSAGLMLVVFYGGHLFTSSVLSGVSCCEKKVGIFGGVVSYWTIVWIFNFVGAAFTAWLYYKSGLPLKYHEAILKHFVHLGEAKVSLTFTEAFIRGIFCNVLVCMAVWLAVACKDGAGKVWGIAFIIAAFVASGYEHCVANMFIISEGLIAKAHYMAQFGGDIHAVASALHLPAEAIEHLNIKSFLLDNELPVTLGNIVGGVIFVGIVALMAHKPDIEKSGCNNH from the coding sequence ATGGTAAAAGCACCTCATGAAACAATAGTTGCTTTATCTGACATGTCAAAACATAAAGCGGAACTGCCTATTTTAAGCGTTATTCTTCTTGCTATTATGGCCGGAAGCGCCATTGCAATAGGTGATATTTTCTGGGCTCATGCCACAGTGGGTGTTGGTGCAAAACTGGCACCAGGTATTGCTAATTTTATAGGAGGTTTTGCATTCTCCGCAGGATTGATGTTAGTTGTATTTTACGGAGGACATTTATTTACAAGTTCAGTATTGAGTGGTGTTAGCTGTTGTGAAAAAAAAGTTGGAATTTTTGGTGGAGTTGTAAGTTATTGGACAATTGTTTGGATTTTTAACTTTGTGGGAGCCGCTTTTACAGCCTGGCTTTATTACAAATCAGGGCTTCCTTTAAAATATCATGAAGCTATTTTAAAACATTTTGTTCATTTAGGAGAAGCAAAAGTATCTTTAACTTTTACAGAAGCCTTTATAAGAGGTATTTTTTGTAATGTGTTAGTTTGTATGGCTGTCTGGCTTGCTGTTGCATGTAAAGACGGTGCAGGTAAAGTCTGGGGTATCGCATTTATTATTGCGGCATTTGTTGCCAGTGGATATGAGCACTGTGTTGCTAATATGTTTATTATTTCAGAAGGTCTAATAGCAAAAGCACATTATATGGCTCAGTTTGGCGGCGATATTCATGCAGTTGCCAGTGCCCTTCATCTTCCGGCTGAAGCGATAGAACATTTAAATATAAAATCTTTTTTATTGGATAATGAATTACCTGTAACATTGGGAAATATTGTAGGTGGAGTTATTTTTGTCGGAATTGTGGCTCTTATGGCTCATAAACCCGATATTGAAAAAAGCGGTTGTAATAATCATTAA
- a CDS encoding 4Fe-4S binding protein: MIEYAFYTTEPLDFPLSENIIVINDSNTPTIISNSKETNPIVYAPEINFYINSSKAHILEKIDVINKLYEIRGIKLDYAKFNEYKKEVKNRLLIIGNKEEAENFDDLKEFDKYYSLPEWIKDISGTIGNLKFTIQKGNESIDLEVDQAIWFNAPEIAFKQRGIVDPSDIGVEKAKQIIRKRVGIYEYRNYVTYNKDVCQYHHRVLKETCGNCANVCPTNAIIKDDETKELVFSHIDCDGCGGCVSVCPSGALDFSAIPRDSFYEISKIFSGFIPFIVPEDMVENLEIELPKNVIPFVIEGRKFLDEVHLLTLFQDSGAQIVFLNDNFSKGEKEAVKLINEISNRKFGKNAVLFTDNSEEAEILLYEAEKIPEAKYMINENNLNKREIFSIRLSHLIENDDLGVIDLSDNNFIHYGKVEIDENKCTLCMGCVSVCNVGALTAHDEDGTLKFDASMCTACGYCEVACAEKCLKVISDKLELNKDFFGQKTMAKDEPFYCIMCGKPFAPKKAIERIAAQLLPIFTDELKKKSIYCCPECKSKLLFNEYIERKTNGK; this comes from the coding sequence ATGATTGAATATGCTTTTTATACAACTGAACCTTTGGATTTTCCATTAAGTGAAAATATTATTGTAATAAACGATTCAAATACTCCTACAATTATATCAAATTCAAAAGAAACAAACCCGATAGTTTATGCCCCTGAAATTAATTTTTATATCAATTCTTCAAAAGCACATATTTTGGAAAAAATTGATGTAATAAATAAACTTTATGAGATCAGGGGGATAAAATTAGATTATGCGAAATTTAACGAATATAAAAAAGAAGTTAAAAACAGGCTTTTAATTATAGGGAATAAAGAAGAAGCTGAGAATTTTGATGATTTAAAAGAATTTGACAAATATTATTCCCTTCCTGAATGGATAAAAGATATCAGTGGAACAATAGGAAATTTGAAATTTACAATTCAAAAAGGAAATGAATCAATTGATTTGGAAGTGGACCAGGCAATATGGTTTAACGCCCCTGAAATTGCATTTAAACAAAGAGGAATAGTTGATCCGTCTGATATAGGAGTGGAAAAAGCAAAACAGATTATAAGAAAAAGAGTAGGAATTTATGAATATAGAAATTATGTTACATACAATAAAGATGTATGTCAGTATCATCACAGGGTATTAAAAGAAACATGCGGAAACTGTGCAAATGTATGCCCTACAAATGCTATTATAAAAGATGATGAAACAAAAGAGCTTGTTTTTTCGCATATTGACTGTGACGGATGCGGCGGATGTGTAAGTGTTTGTCCGAGCGGTGCGTTGGATTTCAGTGCAATTCCAAGAGATTCTTTTTATGAAATTTCTAAAATTTTCAGCGGATTTATTCCTTTTATCGTGCCGGAGGATATGGTAGAAAATTTGGAAATTGAATTGCCTAAAAATGTAATTCCTTTTGTAATAGAAGGCAGAAAATTTTTGGATGAGGTTCATTTATTGACTCTGTTTCAGGACAGCGGGGCTCAAATAGTGTTTTTAAACGATAATTTTTCAAAAGGTGAAAAAGAGGCAGTTAAATTAATAAATGAGATTTCAAACAGAAAATTTGGAAAAAATGCCGTTTTATTTACCGATAATTCTGAAGAAGCTGAGATACTTTTGTATGAAGCAGAAAAAATACCTGAAGCAAAATATATGATAAATGAAAACAACTTAAATAAAAGGGAGATTTTTTCAATCAGACTTTCACATTTAATTGAAAATGATGATTTAGGTGTGATTGATTTAAGTGATAATAATTTCATCCATTACGGAAAAGTAGAAATTGATGAAAATAAATGTACTTTGTGCATGGGATGTGTGAGCGTCTGTAATGTCGGGGCATTAACCGCTCATGATGAAGACGGCACTTTAAAATTTGATGCTTCTATGTGTACTGCCTGTGGTTACTGCGAGGTTGCATGTGCTGAAAAATGCCTTAAAGTAATTTCTGATAAGCTTGAATTAAATAAAGACTTTTTCGGACAGAAAACAATGGCAAAAGACGAACCTTTTTATTGCATAATGTGCGGGAAACCGTTTGCTCCAAAAAAAGCAATTGAGAGAATTGCAGCACAGTTATTACCTATTTTTACAGATGAATTAAAGAAAAAATCTATTTACTGTTGCCCTGAATGCAAATCGAAACTGTTGTTCAATGAATATATAGAAAGGAAAACCAATGGAAAATAA
- a CDS encoding molecular chaperone, translating to MENKQLEEARAFYYGFFSKLFTFFDDEKRFEGVKEAAKILYQNALEPNSKEALKHFIENFDENKLVQEYDDIFYDLANDPVPTTASYYDEEIENGKMRVKMVDIVLSSKFRKNEKFTDTEDDIGFILPFMHYLILEKINGDEKAVWLEEKTFDVLNTFIDDFIENVYMHSAADLYKDIAVVLKAFIETERMYLEKPKPTIEKVSKKIDIKTVQDEEARIRKAKKKKEKNLVCNLEEGGDVEDDV from the coding sequence ATGGAAAATAAACAATTAGAAGAAGCCAGAGCCTTTTATTACGGTTTTTTTTCAAAACTGTTTACATTTTTTGATGATGAAAAAAGATTTGAAGGAGTGAAAGAAGCTGCAAAAATTTTATATCAAAATGCGCTTGAACCGAATTCAAAAGAAGCACTAAAACATTTTATTGAAAATTTTGATGAAAATAAATTAGTTCAGGAATATGATGATATTTTTTATGATTTGGCAAACGACCCTGTGCCAACTACAGCCTCTTATTATGATGAAGAGATAGAAAATGGAAAAATGAGGGTTAAAATGGTTGATATTGTTTTATCGTCCAAATTCAGAAAAAACGAAAAATTTACTGATACAGAAGATGATATTGGATTTATTTTGCCGTTTATGCATTATTTGATTTTGGAAAAAATAAACGGAGATGAAAAAGCGGTTTGGCTTGAGGAAAAAACATTTGATGTTTTAAATACTTTTATTGATGATTTTATAGAAAATGTTTATATGCACTCAGCCGCAGACCTTTATAAAGATATTGCCGTGGTATTAAAAGCTTTTATAGAAACAGAGAGAATGTATCTTGAAAAACCAAAACCAACTATTGAGAAAGTTTCCAAAAAAATTGATATTAAAACCGTTCAGGATGAAGAGGCAAGAATAAGAAAAGCTAAAAAGAAAAAAGAAAAAAATCTTGTTTGTAATTTGGAAGAAGGCGGGGATGTGGAAGATGATGTATAG
- a CDS encoding hydrogenase maturation protease, giving the protein MKKALLVIGNDLRGDDGAALYLGKLVEKNLPEWKVFFGNDTPEDKIYQIRDFNPDLLVVADSVVGLESKSEFLEVKSSPEYIFTTHNIPTHILINLLENFAKKVFFLGINVKKENLSGINMNLSDEAKENSLNAFLQIKKFNSLFN; this is encoded by the coding sequence ATGAAAAAAGCCCTTTTGGTTATTGGTAATGATTTAAGAGGTGATGACGGCGCTGCATTATATCTTGGAAAACTGGTTGAAAAAAATTTACCTGAATGGAAAGTTTTTTTCGGTAATGATACACCTGAAGATAAAATTTATCAAATCAGGGATTTTAATCCCGATTTGCTGGTTGTTGCAGATTCGGTTGTAGGGCTTGAATCTAAAAGTGAATTTTTAGAAGTTAAATCATCTCCAGAATATATTTTTACTACCCATAATATTCCTACTCATATTCTTATTAATCTGCTTGAAAATTTTGCCAAAAAAGTCTTTTTTTTAGGAATAAATGTAAAAAAGGAAAATTTAAGCGGAATTAATATGAACCTTTCTGATGAAGCAAAAGAAAACTCATTAAATGCTTTTTTACAGATAAAAAAATTTAACTCTTTATTTAATTAA
- a CDS encoding NADH-quinone oxidoreductase subunit B family protein, whose translation MSKKPTVILPNEIFEANKLEDKIKHLQNIKRSFNVFRIDCGSCNGCEIEIFAAITPMWDPERFGFKLVASPRHADILVCTGPLTRQTYYPLLRAYEATPDPKVVVAVGACGCSGGIFYDSYAVWGGIKSTVPVDVFVPGCPPHPASIIYGLAVGLDILKQRLEYKKHDGDSGDAPEIEKSLLDNILFERDVYMESKRLMGYLFGKKLYNKFIDIMKKSKDPKNPEITKNSFIKNIKNEQDSRYRECMVTLFNEVYLPFLKKHFYLNIDKYNIMEKI comes from the coding sequence ATGAGTAAAAAACCAACAGTAATATTGCCAAATGAAATATTTGAAGCAAATAAGCTGGAAGATAAAATTAAACATTTACAAAATATAAAAAGAAGCTTTAATGTTTTTAGGATTGACTGTGGATCCTGCAACGGTTGTGAAATAGAAATATTTGCTGCTATTACTCCTATGTGGGACCCTGAGAGGTTTGGCTTTAAACTTGTTGCAAGTCCGAGACATGCGGATATTCTTGTTTGTACAGGGCCTCTTACAAGGCAGACTTATTATCCTCTTTTAAGGGCTTATGAAGCCACCCCAGACCCTAAAGTTGTGGTTGCTGTTGGGGCTTGTGGATGCAGCGGTGGTATATTTTATGATTCTTATGCAGTCTGGGGAGGTATTAAAAGCACAGTGCCTGTTGATGTGTTTGTGCCGGGCTGTCCACCTCATCCGGCAAGTATTATTTACGGACTTGCAGTCGGGCTTGATATTTTAAAACAGCGTCTTGAATATAAAAAACATGATGGAGATAGCGGGGATGCACCTGAAATTGAGAAATCTCTTTTAGACAATATTCTTTTTGAACGTGATGTTTATATGGAATCTAAAAGGCTTATGGGATATTTGTTTGGTAAAAAACTTTACAATAAATTCATTGATATTATGAAAAAATCAAAAGATCCTAAAAATCCGGAAATTACAAAAAATTCTTTTATAAAAAATATAAAAAATGAACAAGATTCAAGATACAGGGAATGTATGGTTACTTTATTCAATGAAGTTTATCTTCCTTTTTTAAAAAAACATTTTTATTTAAATATAGATAAATATAATATTATGGAAAAAATATGA
- a CDS encoding ABC transporter substrate-binding protein: protein MKKIFLILFLIIIIISYILFSAPKKYIISSSLPLSGIMKNMGESIKYGTLAYYNNFNIPNKEKIKFIFKDDKYEPDLMKTNIINFYNNNSFLLYGLTGTPTVKAVLPFVNEHSIFVFAPFTGAEFLRKNKNVVNFRASYKDEIEHIINYLLKKHINKISLLYQNDDYGDEIYLHLCDTLKKHKLSLSSVGTYERNTYLIDSALNSISSSKPQAIILGSTAEIAALFIKNYRKIDKNVLFITISFVNPDKLISLIKNKNNIIFSEVVPYYKANITEAKNYLTSLHKLNPKTEPTFYGFESYLATKILISAFNHLTFPYTQEHLKKIIKKTPKNIFKDIPIEYKNNQLLNKTYLYKYKNNVFKEIQ, encoded by the coding sequence TTGAAAAAAATTTTTTTAATTTTATTTTTGATAATTATTATTATTTCTTATATTCTTTTTTCAGCTCCAAAAAAATATATAATTTCATCTTCACTTCCTCTTAGCGGAATAATGAAAAACATGGGAGAAAGTATAAAATATGGAACATTAGCATATTATAATAATTTCAATATTCCCAATAAAGAAAAAATTAAATTTATTTTTAAAGATGATAAATACGAACCCGATTTAATGAAAACGAATATTATAAATTTTTATAATAACAATTCATTTCTGTTATACGGCCTCACAGGAACCCCTACGGTAAAAGCGGTTTTACCTTTTGTGAATGAACATTCAATTTTCGTTTTTGCCCCTTTCACAGGTGCAGAATTTTTAAGAAAAAATAAAAATGTAGTTAATTTTAGAGCATCTTACAAAGATGAAATTGAACACATTATAAATTATCTGTTAAAAAAACATATAAATAAAATTTCTCTTTTATATCAAAATGATGATTACGGTGATGAAATATATCTTCATTTATGTGATACGTTAAAAAAACACAAACTTTCATTATCAAGTGTGGGGACATATGAAAGAAACACATATTTGATTGATTCAGCCTTAAATTCAATCTCTTCTTCAAAACCGCAGGCTATTATTCTCGGTTCAACCGCGGAAATAGCGGCTTTGTTTATTAAAAATTATAGGAAAATAGATAAAAATGTTTTATTTATTACAATTTCTTTTGTTAATCCCGACAAACTTATATCTTTGATAAAAAATAAAAACAATATTATTTTTTCAGAAGTTGTTCCCTATTATAAGGCAAATATAACAGAAGCCAAAAATTATCTGACATCTCTACACAAATTAAATCCAAAAACAGAGCCGACATTTTACGGATTTGAATCATATCTTGCAACAAAAATTTTAATTAGCGCATTTAATCATTTAACATTTCCCTATACTCAGGAGCATTTAAAAAAAATTATAAAAAAAACACCCAAAAACATTTTTAAAGATATTCCGATTGAATATAAAAACAATCAGCTTTTAAATAAAACATATTTATATAAATATAAAAACAATGTTTTTAAAGAAATACAATGA
- a CDS encoding formate hydrogenlyase maturation HycH family protein: MIEVNRLTKRHVDKPKKMPRELEQIKIFSTLTGHGVGTIDFVECVMKLEDEEFNNILENSKDYAKFKLGNLLKYREIEIFPEHIEKLKDSMAECELKNLFLSLKEGYFVLRLK; encoded by the coding sequence ATGATTGAGGTAAACAGATTAACCAAAAGGCATGTGGACAAACCTAAAAAAATGCCAAGAGAGTTAGAGCAGATTAAAATATTTTCCACTCTTACAGGACATGGGGTGGGTACTATTGATTTTGTCGAGTGTGTTATGAAACTTGAAGATGAAGAATTTAATAATATTTTGGAAAATTCAAAAGATTATGCCAAATTTAAACTGGGTAATCTTTTGAAATACAGGGAAATAGAAATTTTTCCCGAACATATTGAGAAATTAAAAGATTCAATGGCTGAATGTGAATTAAAAAATCTTTTTTTATCCTTAAAAGAGGGATATTTTGTATTAAGGCTGAAATAA
- a CDS encoding response regulator translates to MKNYDILKNFNILYIEDDKNLLNTLGEILKDFVKKIYLASNTQEAYKILKENHIDLIISDILIEDKNGIEFISFLKNQGFKIPFILTTAYTETDYLLEAIKEKVSNYLVKPIKIKELLDSIYETLLPKYQKKELENSTILFKLASLVCESKQLEVIKLIVNSLDDNYNFSLLYPEIMKRIDISKPTLIKLFKDLQDKNIITKLPKRKYKLNIDIINHLFNSSS, encoded by the coding sequence ATGAAAAATTATGATATTTTGAAAAATTTTAACATTTTATATATAGAAGATGATAAAAATTTATTAAACACTTTAGGTGAAATTCTTAAAGATTTTGTTAAAAAAATATATTTAGCAAGCAATACACAAGAAGCTTATAAAATATTAAAAGAAAACCATATAGATTTAATTATAAGCGACATTTTAATAGAAGATAAAAACGGAATTGAATTTATCTCTTTTTTAAAAAATCAGGGTTTTAAAATTCCTTTTATTTTAACAACCGCCTATACCGAAACAGATTATTTACTTGAGGCAATAAAAGAAAAAGTTTCAAATTACTTAGTAAAACCGATAAAAATAAAAGAATTATTAGACAGCATTTATGAAACACTGCTTCCTAAATACCAAAAAAAAGAATTGGAAAATTCTACTATTTTATTTAAATTAGCTTCTTTAGTGTGCGAAAGCAAACAATTGGAAGTTATTAAACTTATAGTAAATTCTTTGGATGATAATTACAATTTTTCACTTTTATATCCTGAAATAATGAAAAGAATTGATATCAGCAAACCTACCTTGATAAAACTGTTTAAAGATTTGCAGGATAAAAATATTATTACAAAACTGCCAAAGAGAAAATATAAATTAAATATTGATATAATTAATCATCTTTTTAATTCTTCTTCTTAG